In the Hordeum vulgare subsp. vulgare chromosome 7H, MorexV3_pseudomolecules_assembly, whole genome shotgun sequence genome, one interval contains:
- the LOC123410233 gene encoding uncharacterized protein LOC123410233, with protein sequence MATARVTAAFFSVAVMLLFVSIGAHAGGQGDELKVVDILVETCKNASSSCRNRHLNVTQEFCVQTLRSDKRISGAKDLLDLSLIAVDILKIRVAAAGGKVKEALQKAKKGSEEALGLRYCQVDYDVAVRTLGLCDAMLRDFHVPRGEDEDGPWPFELPDCMETATGHVSDCWGKLPLENYALIKESQELNKLGDLNNALLGPYDVNS encoded by the coding sequence ATGGCAACTGCGCGGGTAACCGCTGCCTTCTTCTCTGTTGCCGTCATGCTCCTTTTTGTGTCCATCGGCGCCCATGCCGGTGGCCAAGGCGACGAACTCAAGGTGGTGGACATCCTGGTGGAAACCTGCAAGAACGCTTCGAGCAGCTGCCGCAACAGGCACCTGAACGTCACCCAGGAATTCTGCGTGCAGACTCTCCGGTCAGACAAAAGGATCTCCGGggccaaggacctccttgacctGTCGCTCATCGCCGTCGACATCCTCAAGATTCGCGTGGCGGCTGCCGGTGGCAAGGTGAAGGAAGCACTCCAGAAAGCCAAGAAAGGTTCGGAGGAGGCGCTCGGCCTCAGGTATTGCCAGGTGGACTATGATGTGGCGGTCCGTACCCTCGGCCTCTGCGACGCCATGCTCAGGGACTTCCATGTCCCCAGGGGCGAGGATGAAGACGGCCCGTGGCCTTTCGAACTGCCCGATTGTATGGAGACGGCGACTGGCCATGTCAGCGACTGCTGGGGTAAGCTTCCCTTGGAAAACTACGCACTTATCAAAGAAAGCCAGGAGCTCAACAAGCTGGGCGACCTGAACAATGCCTTGCTAGGGCCATATGACGTTAATAGTTAG